One Carassius carassius chromosome 28, fCarCar2.1, whole genome shotgun sequence genomic window carries:
- the LOC132107719 gene encoding alpha-actinin-4-like isoform X1, whose amino-acid sequence MVDYHAANNQSLYSAGEQQTYMEQENDWDRGILLDPAWEKQQRKTFTAWCNSHLRKAGTQIENIEEDFRDGLKLMLLLEVISGERLPKPERGKMRVHKINNVNKALDFIASKGVKLVSIGAEEIVDGNAKMTLGMIWTIILRFAIQDISVEETSAKEGLLLWCQRKTAPYKNVNVQNFHISWKDGLAFNALIHRHRPELIDYDKLRKDDPVTNLNNAFEVAERYLDIPKMLDAEDIVGTLRPDEKAIMTYVSCFYHAFSGAQKAETAANRICKVLAVNQENEHLMEDYEKLASDLLEWIRRTIPWLENRAPEKTMTEMQQKLEDFRDYRRVHKPPKVQEKCQLEINFNTLQTKLRLSNRPAFMPSEGRMVSDINGAWHKLEGAEKGYEEWLLNEIRRLERLDHLAEKFRQKAAIHESWTDGKEAMLTQKDYETASLSEIKALLKKHEAFESDLAAHQDRVEQIAAIAQELNELDYYDSPSVNARCQKICEQWDALGSLTQNRRESLERTEKQLESIDELYLEYAKRAAPFNNWMEGAMEDLQDMFIVHNIEEIQGLLTAHDQFKSTLPEANKEREAIQAIQAEVQKIAQYNGIKLAGNNPYTTITPQSIDKKWEKVQQLVPQRDQALQEELARQQSNDHLRRQFANQANMIGPWIQNKMEEIGRISIEMNGTLEDQLTHLRQYEQSIIEYKPNIDQLEGDHQLIQEALIFDNKYTAYTMEHLRVGWEQLLTTIARTINEIENQILTRDAKGISQEQLHEYRTSFNHFDKDHSGVLQAEEFKACLISLGYDVENNKQGDAEFARIMGIVDPNNSGAVTFQAFIDFMSRETTDTDTADQVIASFKILAGDKNYITAEELRRELPPDQAEYCIARMAPYTGPDAKPGALDYMSFSTALYGESDL is encoded by the exons ACTTTCACGGCCTGGTGCAACTCTCACCTGCGGAAGGCAGGAACGCAGATCGAAAACATCGAGGAGGATTTCAGAGATGGACTCAAACTCATGCTGCTCCTAGAGGTCATCTCAG GGGAGAGGTTACCTAAACCTGAAAGAGGCAAGATGAGAGTCCACAAGATCAACAACGTCAACAAAGCGCTGGACTTCATCGCCAGCAAAGGAGTCAAGCTGGTGTCCATCGGCGCAGAAG AAATCGTGGATGGAAATGCCAAGATGACTCTGGGAATGATCTGGACCATCATCCTCCGCTTCGCCATCCAGGACATCTCAGTGGAGG AAACCTCCGCTAAAGAAGGACTGTTGCTCTGGTGTCAGAGAAAGACGGCTCCTTACAAGAACGTCAATGTTCAGAACTTCCATATCAG CTGGAAGGATGGTCTCGCCTTCAATGCTCTGATCCACAGACACAGGCCAGAACTCATCGATTATGACAAGCTGAGAAAG GACGACCCAGTGACCAATCTGAACAACGCTTTTGAAGTGGCGGAGCGATACCTCGACATCCCTAAGATGTTGGATGCAGAGG ATATCGTGGGCACTCTGCGTCCGGATGAGAAGGCTATTATGACCTACGTCTCCTGTTTCTATCACGCCTTCTCAGGTGCTCAGAAG GCTGAGACAGCAGCTAATCGTATTTGCAAGGTGTTGGCAGTCAATCAGGAGAACGAGCACCTGATGGAGGACTATGAAAAACTGGCCAGCGAT CTGTTGGAGTGGATTCGTAGGACAATCCCATGGCTGGAAAACCGTGCTCCAGAGAAAACCATGACCGAAATGCAGCAGAAATTGGAAGATTTCCGAGATTACCGTCGCGTTCACAAACCACCCAAAGTTCAGGAGAAGTGTCAGCTAGAGATCAACTTTAACACATTGCAGACCAAACTTCGTCTGAGCAACCGACCAGCCTTTATGCCATCTGAGGGACGCATGGTGTCG GACATTAATGGTGCGTGGCATAAACTGGAAGGGGCCGAGAAAGGCTATGAAGAGTGGCTGCTGAATGAGATCCGTCGTTTGGAGAGACTTGACCATCTTGCAGAAAAGTTCCGTCAGAAAGCAGCCATCCATGAAAGCTGGACAGATG gtAAGGAGGCCATGCTAACACAGAAGGACTATGAGACCGCATCTCTGTCTGAAATCAAAGCTCTCCTGAAGAAGCATGAAGCATTCGAAAGTGACCTTGCTGCCCACCAGGACAGAGTTGAGCAGATTGCTGCCATTGCACAGGAGCTCAA TGAGCTGGACTACTATGACTCCCCGAGCGTTAATGCACGCTGTCAGAAGATCTGTGAGCAATGGGATGCTCTGGGTTCCCTCACACAGAATCGCAGAGAATCTCTTGAG AGAACAGAGAAACAGCTGGAGTCTATTGATGAGCTGTACCTGGAGTATGCCAAGAGAGCAGCACCGTTCAACAACTGGATGGAGGGAGCCATGGAGGATCTTCAGGACATGTTCATTGTACACAACATCGAGGAGATCCAG GGACTGCTTACGGCTCACGACCAGTTCAAATCAACCCTTCCAGAGGCAAATAAAGAGCGGGAAGCTATCCAGGCCATCCAGGCTGAAGTTCAGAAAATCGCACAGTACAATGGAATCAAACTGGCTGGAAACAATCCTTACACCACCATCACACCTCAGAGCATTGACAAGAAGTGGGAGAAG GTGCAACAACTGGTTCCACAGCGTGATCAGGCTCTTCAGGAAGAACTTGCACGTCAGCAGTCTAATGACCATCTCAGACGCCAGTTTGCCAATCAGGCCAACATGATTGGACCATGGATCCAAAATAAGATGGAG GAGATCGGGCGGATATCAATTGAGATGAATGGAACGCTGGAAGATCAGCTAACCCACCTCCGTCAGTATGAGCAGAGCATCATTGAATACAAACCCAACATCGACCAACTGGAAGGAGATCATCAGCTTATCCAGGAAGCACTTATATTTGACAACAAATACACTGCTTATACTATGGAG CACCTTCGTGTTGGTTGGGAGCAGCTCCTTACTACAATTGCTCGCACAATTAATGAGATAGAAAACCAGATTCTGACTCGTGATGCTAAAGGCATCAGCCAGGAGCAGCTTCACGAGTACCGCACGTCCTTCAATCACTTCGACAAG GACCACAGTGGTGTCTTACAAGCTGAGGAGTTCAAGGCTTGTTTGATCAGTCTGGGTTACGACGTAGAAAACAACAAGCAG GGTGATGCTGAATTTGCTCGTATCATGGGTATTGTTGACCCCAACAACAGTGGAGCAGTGACCTTCCAGGCATTCATCGACTTCATGTCAAGGGAAACAACCGACACAGACACTGCAGACCAGGTCATAGCCTCATTTAAGATCCTAGCCGGAGACAAG AACTACATCACAGCTGAAGAGTTGAGGCGTGAGCTTCCTCCTGACCAGGCAGAGTACTGCATTGCCCGAATGGCACCATACACGGGCCCCGACGCGAAGCCTGGTGCTCTTGACTACATGTCCTTCTCCACCGCCCTGTATGGGGAGAGTGACCTCTAA
- the LOC132107719 gene encoding alpha-actinin-4-like isoform X2, whose amino-acid sequence MVDYHAANNQSLYSAGEQQTYMEQENDWDRGILLDPAWEKQQRKTFTAWCNSHLRKAGTQIENIEEDFRDGLKLMLLLEVISGERLPKPERGKMRVHKINNVNKALDFIASKGVKLVSIGAEEIVDGNAKMTLGMIWTIILRFAIQDISVEETSAKEGLLLWCQRKTAPYKNVNVQNFHISWKDGLAFNALIHRHRPELIDYDKLRKDDPVTNLNNAFEVAERYLDIPKMLDAEDIVNTARPDEKAIMTYVSSFYHAFSGAQKAETAANRICKVLAVNQENEHLMEDYEKLASDLLEWIRRTIPWLENRAPEKTMTEMQQKLEDFRDYRRVHKPPKVQEKCQLEINFNTLQTKLRLSNRPAFMPSEGRMVSDINGAWHKLEGAEKGYEEWLLNEIRRLERLDHLAEKFRQKAAIHESWTDGKEAMLTQKDYETASLSEIKALLKKHEAFESDLAAHQDRVEQIAAIAQELNELDYYDSPSVNARCQKICEQWDALGSLTQNRRESLERTEKQLESIDELYLEYAKRAAPFNNWMEGAMEDLQDMFIVHNIEEIQGLLTAHDQFKSTLPEANKEREAIQAIQAEVQKIAQYNGIKLAGNNPYTTITPQSIDKKWEKVQQLVPQRDQALQEELARQQSNDHLRRQFANQANMIGPWIQNKMEEIGRISIEMNGTLEDQLTHLRQYEQSIIEYKPNIDQLEGDHQLIQEALIFDNKYTAYTMEHLRVGWEQLLTTIARTINEIENQILTRDAKGISQEQLHEYRTSFNHFDKDHSGVLQAEEFKACLISLGYDVENNKQGDAEFARIMGIVDPNNSGAVTFQAFIDFMSRETTDTDTADQVIASFKILAGDKNYITAEELRRELPPDQAEYCIARMAPYTGPDAKPGALDYMSFSTALYGESDL is encoded by the exons ACTTTCACGGCCTGGTGCAACTCTCACCTGCGGAAGGCAGGAACGCAGATCGAAAACATCGAGGAGGATTTCAGAGATGGACTCAAACTCATGCTGCTCCTAGAGGTCATCTCAG GGGAGAGGTTACCTAAACCTGAAAGAGGCAAGATGAGAGTCCACAAGATCAACAACGTCAACAAAGCGCTGGACTTCATCGCCAGCAAAGGAGTCAAGCTGGTGTCCATCGGCGCAGAAG AAATCGTGGATGGAAATGCCAAGATGACTCTGGGAATGATCTGGACCATCATCCTCCGCTTCGCCATCCAGGACATCTCAGTGGAGG AAACCTCCGCTAAAGAAGGACTGTTGCTCTGGTGTCAGAGAAAGACGGCTCCTTACAAGAACGTCAATGTTCAGAACTTCCATATCAG CTGGAAGGATGGTCTCGCCTTCAATGCTCTGATCCACAGACACAGGCCAGAACTCATCGATTATGACAAGCTGAGAAAG GACGACCCAGTGACCAATCTGAACAACGCTTTTGAAGTGGCGGAGCGATACCTCGACATCCCTAAGATGTTGGATGCAGAGG ACATTGTGAACACAGCACGTCCAGATGAGAAAGCCATAATGACCTATGTGTCCAGTTTCTACCATGCCTTTTCTGGAGCCCAGAAG GCTGAGACAGCAGCTAATCGTATTTGCAAGGTGTTGGCAGTCAATCAGGAGAACGAGCACCTGATGGAGGACTATGAAAAACTGGCCAGCGAT CTGTTGGAGTGGATTCGTAGGACAATCCCATGGCTGGAAAACCGTGCTCCAGAGAAAACCATGACCGAAATGCAGCAGAAATTGGAAGATTTCCGAGATTACCGTCGCGTTCACAAACCACCCAAAGTTCAGGAGAAGTGTCAGCTAGAGATCAACTTTAACACATTGCAGACCAAACTTCGTCTGAGCAACCGACCAGCCTTTATGCCATCTGAGGGACGCATGGTGTCG GACATTAATGGTGCGTGGCATAAACTGGAAGGGGCCGAGAAAGGCTATGAAGAGTGGCTGCTGAATGAGATCCGTCGTTTGGAGAGACTTGACCATCTTGCAGAAAAGTTCCGTCAGAAAGCAGCCATCCATGAAAGCTGGACAGATG gtAAGGAGGCCATGCTAACACAGAAGGACTATGAGACCGCATCTCTGTCTGAAATCAAAGCTCTCCTGAAGAAGCATGAAGCATTCGAAAGTGACCTTGCTGCCCACCAGGACAGAGTTGAGCAGATTGCTGCCATTGCACAGGAGCTCAA TGAGCTGGACTACTATGACTCCCCGAGCGTTAATGCACGCTGTCAGAAGATCTGTGAGCAATGGGATGCTCTGGGTTCCCTCACACAGAATCGCAGAGAATCTCTTGAG AGAACAGAGAAACAGCTGGAGTCTATTGATGAGCTGTACCTGGAGTATGCCAAGAGAGCAGCACCGTTCAACAACTGGATGGAGGGAGCCATGGAGGATCTTCAGGACATGTTCATTGTACACAACATCGAGGAGATCCAG GGACTGCTTACGGCTCACGACCAGTTCAAATCAACCCTTCCAGAGGCAAATAAAGAGCGGGAAGCTATCCAGGCCATCCAGGCTGAAGTTCAGAAAATCGCACAGTACAATGGAATCAAACTGGCTGGAAACAATCCTTACACCACCATCACACCTCAGAGCATTGACAAGAAGTGGGAGAAG GTGCAACAACTGGTTCCACAGCGTGATCAGGCTCTTCAGGAAGAACTTGCACGTCAGCAGTCTAATGACCATCTCAGACGCCAGTTTGCCAATCAGGCCAACATGATTGGACCATGGATCCAAAATAAGATGGAG GAGATCGGGCGGATATCAATTGAGATGAATGGAACGCTGGAAGATCAGCTAACCCACCTCCGTCAGTATGAGCAGAGCATCATTGAATACAAACCCAACATCGACCAACTGGAAGGAGATCATCAGCTTATCCAGGAAGCACTTATATTTGACAACAAATACACTGCTTATACTATGGAG CACCTTCGTGTTGGTTGGGAGCAGCTCCTTACTACAATTGCTCGCACAATTAATGAGATAGAAAACCAGATTCTGACTCGTGATGCTAAAGGCATCAGCCAGGAGCAGCTTCACGAGTACCGCACGTCCTTCAATCACTTCGACAAG GACCACAGTGGTGTCTTACAAGCTGAGGAGTTCAAGGCTTGTTTGATCAGTCTGGGTTACGACGTAGAAAACAACAAGCAG GGTGATGCTGAATTTGCTCGTATCATGGGTATTGTTGACCCCAACAACAGTGGAGCAGTGACCTTCCAGGCATTCATCGACTTCATGTCAAGGGAAACAACCGACACAGACACTGCAGACCAGGTCATAGCCTCATTTAAGATCCTAGCCGGAGACAAG AACTACATCACAGCTGAAGAGTTGAGGCGTGAGCTTCCTCCTGACCAGGCAGAGTACTGCATTGCCCGAATGGCACCATACACGGGCCCCGACGCGAAGCCTGGTGCTCTTGACTACATGTCCTTCTCCACCGCCCTGTATGGGGAGAGTGACCTCTAA